The Microterricola viridarii nucleotide sequence CCGGTCCGAGCTTCCTGGAGTGGTGCGAGGCGGTGGCCGCCGGCGGCATCGCCGCTCCCGGGCTCCCCCCGGCGCTGCGCGCGGAGGCGGCGCGCACCCGCGACTGGTCGAACCCGAGCCGCCTGCTCTACGGCCACTACCTGCGCTGGGCGCACGCCCGCACGGTCGACACGCTGCCACCGGGCATCCGCCTGGTGGAGCACGGCGCGCGCGCCGTCGCCGTCACCGAGACCGAGATCGAGACCGGCGACGCCGACACGGACGGCGCGGCCTGGGAGCTGCAACTGGACAACGGCTCCGTGCTCCGCGCCGACGCCGTCATCCTGGCTCTCGGCTGGCTGCCCGTCACACCGAGCGCGACGGAATCGGAGCTCGCAGCCGCCGTGGCGGATGCGCAGCTGGACTGGGTCGTGCCGGACAACCCGATCGACCAGGATCTCAGCCGGGTGCATGCCGGGGAGCCGGTCATCGTGCGCGGCCTCGGGATGAGCTTCTTCGACACCGTGAGCATGCTCACGGAGGGGCGCGGCGGCCGCTTCGTGGAGGGCGAGCACGGCCTCGACCCGCACCGGCTTCAGTACCTGCCGAGCGGCGCCGAGCCAGTCATCCACGCCGGCTCCCGGCGCGGCCTCGTCTTCCGCGCCAAGTCGCACTATGGGGCGCCTCCCCCGCCCTCGCCGCAGCGTCTCCTGCGCGCCGCGCTTCCCGCGCTGCTGCGCGAGGAACGCATCGACTTCGGGCGCCAGGTCCGCCCCCTCATCGATGCCGACGCCACCGCCGCCTACTACGAGACGCTCGCCCGCTCGCGCCCGCAGGCCCTCGCCCGCCCGGTCGCAGAGCTGCTGCTCACGCTGGAGGCCCACGGCATCGCGTCGCCGCAGTGGCAGCAGGCACTCGCACTGGGCGTGCCCGACGCGGCCGACCGGCTCGACCTCGCACACGTGGAGCGCCCGCTGCCGCAGAGCTTCGCCTCGGCGGAGGAGTTCACGGCGCGCACCATCGCCGCGGTGCACGCCGACGCCGAGCAGGCGGCGCTCGGAGCCGACAGCCCGCTCAAGGCCGCGCTGCTCAGCATCGGCGCCGCCCGCCTCACGATCGTGCCCCTCGTCGAATTCGGTCGGCTGAGCGCCGAGTCCTTCGCCGGCAGCTACCAGGACTTCCAGGCGTTCGCCGGCATCCTCGGCAGCGGGCCGCCTCTGTTTCGCTCCCGGCAATTGCTCGCCCTGCTCCGCGCCGGCATCGTGCGACCGCTCGGCCCGGAGCTGCAGCTGCGTGTGCAGGGCGGCCGCTTCGAGGCGGCCTCCCCGCGGGTGCCGGCCCACACCGTGCGCGCCCGCACGCTGGTGGATGCCTGGCTGCCGCTGCCCGCCGGCCGGCGCAGTGCCGAACCGCTGCTGCGCTCCGTGCTGGAGCAAGGGCTCGTGCGCCCGTTCCGCATCGACGGGCTCGAGACGGGCGCCCTCGATATCTCGCCGCACGACAACGCGCTCGTCCGCGCTGACGGTGCCGCGCACCGCTCCCTCTTCTCCGTGGGCGTCCCCTCGGAGGATGCCCGGATCTTCACCATCATCGCCCCGATTCCCGGGGTAAATTCGACAGTGCTGCGCGAACTGGATGCGACGGCGCGCGCCGCACTCGCAAGCATGGCAACGACGAGGGGAACCCACAGATGACGGAACGGCTCGACACGATCGTGCTCGGCGGCGGGGCGATGGGCTCGGCCACGGCCTGGGCGCTCGCCCAGCGCGGCCGAGCCGTGACCCTGCTCGAGCGCTTCGAGCCCGGGCATCATTTCGGCGCGTCCCACGGGGCCACCCGCAACTTCAGCCTGGGCTATGCGCAGAGCACCTACCTCGACATGCTCGCCGAGGCCCTGCCGCTCTGGGACGAGATCGAGCAGCAGAGCGGCGAGAAGCTCTTCGCGCACACCGGCATCGTCAACCACGGCCGCGACCACAGCTACCAGGGCGTGCACGATGCGCTCCGCGCCGCCGGCTTCGAGGCCGCGTTCCTCCCGCTCGAGGAGGCACAGGAGCGCTGGGCCGGCATCCGGTTCGACTCCCAGGTGCTGCACCTGCCCCAGGGCGGCCAGCTCAATGCGGATGCCACGCTGCCCGCGCTGCAGCGGATCGCCGCAGAGCACGGCGCGATCGTGCGCCACCGCAGCCGGGTGCTGTCGTTTCGCGTGCTCGGCGACGACGATGTCGCCGTCGAGGTGGAGACGGCCGACGGCGTCGAGGTGCTGCGCGCACGCACGCTCGTCGTCACGGCGGGAGCGTGGACGAGCACGCTGCTCGACGGGGTGGTGCAGCTGCCCCGCCTCAGCGTCACCCAGGAGCAGCCCGCCCACTTCGCGGTGACCGATCAGGAGGCGATCTGGCCCGGCTTCAACCACCGCTTCACGCCGGGCGAGCCCGGCTACGACTACTGGCCGTCAGCGATCTACGGCATGCTCACGCCGGGCGAGGGCGTCAAGGCCGGCTGGCACGCCGTCGGGCCGCTCACCGACCCGGACGCCCGGAGCTTCACACCGGAGCCGGGCCAACTCGCGGACCTGCAGCGCTACGCCCGCGACTGGCTGCCCGGCGCCGACGCCGACTCGCTCGTGGCCGTCAGCTGCACCTACACTCTGACGGCCGACGAGAACTTCGTGCTCGATCGCATCGGGCCGATCGTGGTGGGAGCGGGCTTCTCCGGCCACGGCTTCAAGTTCGTGCCCGTTGTCGGCCGCATCCTCGCCGACCTGGTGACCGGCGCGGGCGCGGCGCCCTCGCTGTTCGCGGCGGGCCGCACGACGGCCGGCTCGCTCTTCAAGATCACCTCCTAGCCGGGCCGGAGGGCGCGAAGAGGAAGCGCACCAGCCGGCGCAGCGGCTCGCCGCTGTCGCTCTGCCTGCTCAGGGCGCGCACGATGATGGCGCCGAGGATCGACTCCCCGATCTGGTCGATCGGCGCGTTCGCCGGCAGCTGGCCGTCGTGCACCGCGCGCTCCAGCCGCGCCGCGAGGCTGCGCTCGACCCCCAACCGCTCGCTCAGGCTCGTCCCCACGGCCGGGTCCTCGGCGGCGGCCGCGACGAGGGAGCGCACGAGCTCACCACCGTTGCGGGCGTCCAGCACCGCCAGCACGGTGCTCAGCCAGTGCTCGATGTCTGGGAGCAGCTGCCCGGAGTCTGGCACCTCGAACTCGACCGGGAACAGGCGGCCCTCGGCGAGGCAGTCGGCGATCACCGCGCCCCGGGAGGACCACCAACGGTAGATCGTCTGCTTGCCGACGCCGGCCTCGCGCGCGATGCCCTCAATCGTCAGCTTGTCGTACCCCTGTTCGTGGAAGAGCCGCGTCGTCGCGGCGAGCACGGCCTCCCGCGCCGCGGCGCTGCGGACGGGGCCATTTCGGTGTTGGTTCACACTCTCAGGCTACTCGCAGCCACTAGACGAGACGAGGCGTATGATCAAAAAGTCTAGAGGAGACTGATCGCGTGGCTTCACTGTTGTTCCGTTTGGGTTCGTTCGCTGCACGCAGGGCTTGGGCGGTGGTCGTCTCCTGGATCGTGATTCTCGGCATCGCGGTCGGCGCCTTCTTCGCCTTCGGCGGAGGGCTGAGCAACAGTTTCGACATCCCCGGCACGGCATCCGGCGCCGTCACCGATGAGCTCGCGGCGAAACTGCCGGACACCGCGGGCGGCACCGGAACCGTGGTGTACCAGACGACCGACGGGGCCGCGTTCACCGACGCCCAGCGGCAGGCCATCTCTGAGGTGGCCAGCAGCGCAGAGAGTCTGCCCGGCGTGGCATCCGTCATCGACCCGTTCTCCGCCAACGACCAGCAGGCCGCGCAGGCCCAGCAGATCGCCGACGGCCAGGCTCAGCTGGAGACCGGGCTCGCCCAACTGGATGCCGGCCAGGCCCAGCTCGACGCGGGCAAGGCCCAGTTGGACCAGGCCGAGCAGCAGCTGAGCGCAGCGCGCGACCAGGCCGTCGCGGCCGGCGCCGGCGCGGAGCAGCTGGCCGCGCTCGACGCCCAGCAGGCGCAGCTCGACGCGCAGAAGGCGGCGCTGCAGACCCAGCAGGAGACCCTCGACGCTTCCCGCGCCCAGCTGGAGAGCGGAGCGGAGCAGATCGCCCAGGGCACGCAACTCCTGGACCTTGCCACTGGTCTCGGCGTGGTGTCGGAGGACGGCTCGACCGCGATCGTCAACGTCTCCTTCACCGAGCCGCGCCTCGAGCTCTCCGACGAGGTCAAGCAGGACACGATCGCCCACTTCGAGGATGCCCCGATCGACGGGGTCGAAGTCAGCTTCGGCACGGACATCGCCCAGGGCGTGCCCCAGATCTTCGGCGTCGGCGAGGCGGTCGGCCTCGTCTTCGCCGCGATCGTGCTGATCGTGATGCTCGGCTCGCTGATCGCGGCCGCCCTGCCCATCGTCACCGCCCTCGTCGGCGTCGGCGTCGGTGTCACCGCCTCGCTCGCGTTCTCCGGCGTGGTCGACATGGCGTCGGTCACCCCCGTCCTCGGCGTGATGCTCGGCCTCGCCGTCGGCATCGACTACTCGCTGTTCATCGTCAACCGGCACCGCAAGCAGGTGCTCGCGGGCGTCGCCGTGCGCGAGTCCATCGGTCTCGCCACCGGCACCTCCGGAACTGCCGTGGTGTTCGCCGGCGCGACGGTCATCGTGGCGCTGCTCGCCCTCAACGTGACCGGGGTCCCGTTCCTCGGGCTGATGGGCACCGTCGGGGCCGTCTGCGTCGCCGTCGCCGTGCTGGTCGCGATCACCCTCGCCCCCGCCATCCTCGGCCTCATCGGTACGCGCCTGCTGAACCGCACGGCGCGCGCCACGATCGGCGCCCCGCACGTCGCGAAGTCGGCGAAGCCGGTGAAGCAGATGTCGACGGCTCGCGCGGTCGTCACGGTGCTGGTGAGCGTCGTGGCGCTCCTCATCGTCGCGATCCCGTCGCTGTCGATGCGACTCGGCCTGCCCGATGGCTCGAGCGAGCCGGCCGGCTCCACCAGCTACACGTCGTTCCAGATCGTGAACGAGGAGTTCGGCGCCGGAGCCAACGGCCCGCTGCTGGTGACCGCCACGCTGCCCGACCCGATCCCGGATGAGGAGCTGCTCGCCACCCAGCTGGAGATCGCCCAGACGATCTCCGAACTGGATGATGTGGTTGCCGTCGCACCCGTCGCGACATCGGAGGACAACACGCTGATCGCCTTCCAGGTGCTACCGGCCGAGGGGCCGAACAGTGCCTCCACTGAGCAGCTGGTGAAGGACATCCGCGCCCTGCCCCCGGTCGGCGGCGACATCGTGCTCGGCGTGGCCGGCCAGGCCGCCGCCAACATCGACATCTCCGAGGCGCTCAGCGCGGTGCTGCCGATCTACCTGGTGGTCGTGGTCGGGCTGTCGCTGCTGATCATGATCCTCGTGTTCCGCTCGCTGCTCGTGCCGCTGATCGCGACCGCCGGCTTCGTGCTGTCGCTGTTCGCCACCTACGGCCTGATCGTCGCCGTCTTCCAGTTCGGCTGGGGCGCGGAGCTGATCGGACTGCACAGCACGGGCCCGATCCTGAGCTTCCTGCCGGTCATCCTCGTCGGCATCCTGTTCGGCCTCGCCATGGACTACCAGTTGTTCCTCGCCTCGGGCATGCGGGAGGCCTATGTGCACGGCTCCCCCGCGCGGCTCGCCGTCGCCCAGGGGTTCCGCGCCGGCCGCTCTGTCGTGATCGCCGCAGCCCTGATCATGGTCTCGGTCTTCGGCGGCTTCATCTTCTCCGAGTCGACCATCATCCGTTCCATCGGCTTCGGCCTCGCCTTCGGCGTGCTCCTCGACGCCTTCGTGGTGCGGATGCTGCTGATGCCGGCGCTCATGCACCTGCTCGGCTCCTCGGCCTGGTGGCTGCCCCGCTGGCTCGACCGCATCCTCCCGAACGTCGACCTGGAGGGCGCCGCCCTGGAGCGCGAGCACCCCGGCGTGCAGACCGGCGGCGTGCCGACAGCCGGCTAGGCGCGACGACCGCGCGCAGCAGACCTAGTGCGCGCGGGGATCGTGGAAGTGCGTGTGCTCGATCCGCTGCGCAAGCTCGCGGTAGAGACCATCGACGTGGTCACTCGAGGCGCAGCCGATCCACAGCACATAGGGCGATTGATGGGAGCGCTGCCGCTCGGGCATCCACTCCGCCACCCAGGCTGAGACTGCCCGCGCCACGAGCTCGCCCTGGGCCGCGACCTGTCCATCCTCGCCTGGGGAGCTGTCGCGGCAGAGCCAGCTCACCGTCATGCCCGCGGGAACCGGCCACTGCTCGAGCTGCATCACGGATGCGACCTCGACGTAGATCTGCCCGTAGGCGTTCACCGGCAGCCGGGTGACAATGCTTCGCAACGCTCTCAGGTCGGCACCGTCGCCCACCAGCAAGAAGTGCGCGGCTGCCGCGTTTCCCGTCATGAATATCCCGCCCGTCAGTCCCACCGAATTGTATTTAGGTAAGGCTAACCTAATTCAGGAATCGGGACCAGCCCTCCGCGCGCCCGGTCACTCCTGCGCGCGCACCTCATCGACGATGGCGGTGATCGCCGCCGCGACGAGCTCGGGCTGCTGCACGTGGATGCCGTGGCCGCTCTGCGTGTCGGCGATATGGGTCGCGTGCCAGGCCGCCGCGAGCTCGTCTTGGGCGGCCAGCCAGGCCGGCCAGGTGGAGGCACCCGGCGTCACCTGCAAGTCCCAGGGCTGGTCCGAGGTCAGCACCGTGGCGGGGAGAGCCGGCACTGCGGCGGCATCCGCCAGCTGGGCGAGGCTGCCCTCGTAGTCGGGGCTCTCCGCCCCCGGGGTGGCGGCGGCGGCAATCACCGACATCCAGCCGTCCCATTGCGCCGGACTGAGCGTGTCGTGCAGGTACTCGGAGGCGGAGTCCACCAGGACCAGCCCGGCCACGCTCTGCGGGGGCGTGCGGGCGAAGAGCTGGGCGATCTCGCCGCCCCAGGAGGCGCCGACGAGCACGAGGCTGCCCTCCTCGCCGCTGGCGTCGAGAAGCCGCTGAATATCTGCGACGCCCGTGAGGGCAGTCGTCGGCTGGGCGACCTCGGTCGAGGGCGACATCTCCCCATCGAGCAGTGTCGTTCCGGGGCGATCGTAGGCGCACACCCGCGTGGTCAGCGCCACCGTGTCGAAGACGGAGCGCGCGCTCGGTGTGGGCGGCACCGACGGGTCTGCTGGATCCCCGGCGACCATCCACTCGTCGGCGGCGCCGCCGGTTCCGGAGACGAGCAGCACGGTGGGTTTGCCGGTCCCGCGGCAGCTGAGGAACAGCTGCCGGCCATCCCCGATATCGACGAGTTCACCGGCGTCGGCCGCCGGGCTCGCGGAGGGGGTGTCGTTCGGCGCGGCGCCGGTGCACCCGGCGAGCACGGCCAGCCCGCCCACCAAGAGCCAGCCGAGCACAACCGCTGCCAGCGCACCGCTCCTGCGTTCGGCCATCGCTGCGCCTCCCGTGCCGTTCTCGCATTCGTGCTGCTGAATCCGTGTTGCCGAATGCGTGTTGCCGGTAACGCTACGCCTGCTCCGCCGCACCGGATAGGGCCGCTGCCGCACCCCGAAGTGTCAGCTCGTGCTGCGCCGTCTGAATGCCACCAGCCGCGCCTGCATGTCGGCGTAGGCGGTGGCGGTCGGCAACGGGGAGCCGCCCTGCAGGGCGCGCACAGCGTCGACGGCCGCATCCACCGCGGCGCGGTACGGCAGCGAGCCGGAGCTCACCCGCCGGACGCCCAGCGCGCCCAACTCCACGACGCTGAGCGCCGGGTGCGCCAGCACGTTGAGCGGCAGCGAGGTCTCGGCTGCAATGCGCCGGATGTCGTCAGGCTGTGCGAGCCCGGGCACGAAGATTCCGTCCGCGCCGGCGTCGGCGTAGCTGCGGGCACGTTGGAGTGCCGCCTCGACGCTGGCCTGTTCGCCGAACCAGAAGTTGTCCACCCGGGCGTTCACGAACATCGCGGGGCTCCGCCGTTTGATCGCGGCGATCTTGGCGGCGACATCCGCCGGGTCCACCAGGTGCCCGGCCGCGCTGTCCTCGAGGTTGACCCCGGCGACGCCCTGCGCCGAGAGCTCGGCGACGAGCCCCGCGACGGCGTCGGGGTCGTCGCTGTAGCCGTCCTCGATGTCCGCGGTGACGTGCACGGGCAGCCGGCACATCTCTGCCGCCAGCGCCAAGGTGGCAGCCCGGCCGGTGCCATCCCCGTCGGGCAGGCCGGCGCTGGCAGCGACGCCGAAGCTCGTGGTGCCGACGGCGGCGAAGCCGGCATCCGCGAAGGCGAGGGCGGAGCCCAGGTCCCAAGCGTTGGGCAGCACGAGCGGCGCCGACTGCTCGTGGAGTTCTCGAAACGTGGTCATCGTCGTCCCCATCCCGTGTCGCTGGACAGCGCAGGTCACCTCAGGGTACCGAGGCGTTTGGCTCCCGTCACTGGAGAGGCGCGGATGCGAGGCGTAGCCTTGAGGGACAGCCCGGTCTCTCGGAGGTGCTGCACATGCGCACGGTCGTCGCGTACGAACTGCTCTCGCTCGACGGTGTCGCCGAGGCTCCGAACGAGTTCTTCACCGAGTGGGACGCCGCGATGGACGCCAACCTGGCCGACGTCATCGCATCCCAGGATGCCGTCATCCTCGGACGCCGCAGCTACGAGGAGTGGGCCGAGTTCTGGCCGGGCAGCGAGATCGAGCCCTTTGCGACGTTCATCAACGGGGTCGCCAAGCACGTCGCGACATCCGCACCTCTCACGGGCAATTGGGCCCATGCCACCGCGATCGACGGCGAACTGGCCGGATTCGTGCGGGAGCTGAGGCAACAACCCGGCGGCGACATCGGCGTCCACGCCAGCATCTCCGTCGTCCGGGCGCTGCTGGCCGCTGGCCTCGTCGATGAGCTCAGGGTCGTGATCGCCCCGGTGATCGCCGGCCACGGGCGGCGCCTCCTCGACGGCGTTCCGCCCGCGCGGCTCGAGGTGCTCCGGAGCAGCACCTCCCCCACCGGTCACCTGCTCGTCGACTACCGCGTCGCGCCGCACTAGATCTCCCCCGCAGCGCCGGCCAAACAGCGCGATCCCCGGAGCGGGATGCTCCGGGGATCGCGCGCGGTTCACGTACGGGTCGGTCAGATGTAATAGCCGCCGTAGTAGACCGCGACGCTCTCGCGGTAGTCCGCATCGGTCAGGTTTGCGTCCTCGCTCAGTTCCGGCGAGTTCTTGATCTGCTCCTTGGTGAGATCGACGTACACCTTCTCCTCTGCGTCATCGATGCGCTCGATGACGCCGGCCGGCAGAATGACCTTGCGGCCGAAGATCCACGGTCCGGTGTCGACGACGATGTTGGCGTCACCGACCGCGTCACTGGCCTCATCGATCTTGCCGATGTGGCCATCCGTGGCGTGAACCTTGTAGCCGACTATGCCGCCGGCCTCCGGCGTCCGAGCGACCGACTCTCGATAAGACCAGGGGTCCCATGTGTTGGACATATCCGTTCCTTTCTTCGTGACGGGCTTCGTACCCTTTCGAGTCTGGTGCGCGCCGGGCGACGGCCACAGGGGCTTGCGGATGCCAAAACGGCATGCTAGCCGCGGGCTGTCGCCGTTCGCGGCGCCCGGCAGCGTCAGAGCGTGGCGAGCCTGATATTCGAGAGCTCTGGGCCGTAGTGCCGTCGGATCCTGACCTTCCGCTCCAGGTCCTCGATGATGGCGGTCGTGAAGTCCACGCCGTAGAGTGCCTCGCTGGAGCCGAGGCCGCCGGGCGAGAACACGTTGACCTCCATCAGCTTGTCGCCCACGATGTCCAGCCCGACGAGGTGCAGGCCGTCTTCGAGCAGTTTCGGACGCACCGCGTCCACGAGCTGCAGCATCTCGTCGGTGACCGTCACCGCCTCCGCGCTGCCGCCGGCAGACATGTTGGAGCGGATGTCGTCCCCTCCCGGACGGCGGCGGAAAGCGGCGTAGGCACCGTCGACCTGCAGGGGGTGACCGTTCATGACGAACATCCGCACGTCGCCGTCCTTGGCCGCTGTCAGGTACTCCTGCGCAACCACATAGCCGTCTCGAGCGATCGCCTCCACGATCTGGCTGATGTTGGGCGCCTCCTTCTCGGTGACGAGGAACACGCCGGACCCACCCGACCCCTGCAGGGGCTTGAGCACGGCGCGCCCGCCCATCTCGTCAATGAACTGGCGGACCCGCTCCTCGTCCCGCGAGATCAACGTGCGCGGGCGCGCCGCCTCGGGGAAGTGCTGGAAGTACGCCTTCGACAGGGCGTTGGCCAGGGAACCGGGGTCGTTGACCACGAGGACGCCGGAGGCGGCCGCGAGCTGGCCGAACGCGATGCCGGCTGTGTTCGCCCAGGGGCTGTCCGCGGCATCCACCGCCGGGTCGGCGCGAAGCATGAGCACGTCGAAGTCGCTGAGCCCGACCCGCTCCCGTGCGGCCGCCTGCAGGTCTTCGAGGTAGCGCTCGTGTGAGCGATAGGCCTTGCCGGTGCTCGCGGAGGCCGCGATCGCAGAGAGCGACTCGTCGGGCTCGTAGCCGAAGTCACGCAGGCCCAGGAGAGCGACCTCGTGGCCGAGTCGGGTGGCGGTCATGGCGAGACGCGTCGTCGTGTAGACGGGCTTCTCAGTGGCGATGTCATTGACGACGAAGCCGATCTTCATGGTGTCTCCTCAGAGTTGTGCGGTCAATGGATCGAAAGAGTGTGGGTTGGGGTCGGCGGGACTACGCGTTGACAAGGGCCGCCAGATCGTCGGTGTGAGCGGCGTCGTGCAGCCGGGCTGCGGCAGCCGGGTCGGAGAGGTAGCGGGGCATGACCCGGGCCGCCGTGAGCAGGCCGCGTCCGTCGAGGTCCTCCACGAGCGGCAGGTCCTCCAGGGAGAACTTGCCGAGGAAGAAAAGATCGAGTGCACCGCCGTCTGCCACGTGCTCCAGCAGGGCGAGCAGCCCGCGCAGGTAGATCGCGTCCTTGGTGAACCCGCCGGCGCGATACACCCGCATCGTGATGCCGTACGCGCTCCCGGCCGGCAGTCCGTGGCCGGTCAGCAGCCGGTGTGTCTCCACGAAGCTCGCTCCCCCGACCAGGGAGTGCACCGCCAGAACGCGGGCCGCGAGCTGGCGCAGCCGGGCGGCGGTGAGGCCGCCGCAGGCGATCTCAGCGAGCACGGCGAGCCCTTCCTGCGTCTCGTCGTAGTGGGCGAGGCCGGAGCCCAACATACGGATCGGCTGTGCCAGGCCGTTCACCTGGGTGACCAGGTGCGTGCCCACCTCGTGCTGCAGCAGCGCGTTGACGCGGGGCGCTGCCACTGCGGCGTTGTTCGAGATGAGCAGCGTGTTGCCGTCCACGAGGATGCCCGAGATGTCGTCGCGGATCTCGGCGTGGATGCCGACATCCGGGTCGATCGACCGGTAGTGGTCGATCTCCGCCTGCGCTGCGGCGAGGAACCCCTCCGCGTCCACGGAATCGTGCTCCAGGCGCCCCCGCGGCAGCGTGTCCAACAACCCCTCGGCACGGCTCACGAGCGCGGGCAACACCGCACCGTACTGCGCGATCGAGAGCTGCAGGAAGTCGGGGGTGTTCCGGGCACGCAGCATCTCCACCCGCAATGCCATCTCCCGCTGTCGGTTCCGCAACAGCGCGGCGAGGGTGGTGTCCTCGACGTCGTCGATCGGCAGCGCGACGACCTGCGCGTCGAGCACGTCGGGGTCCACATCCAGGTCGCGGTACTCGAACACCGGGTCGTTCTCCGGGTGCGCGAGAAACTCCGCACGCACGTCGTCGGCGTTCACCGGGGTCATCTCGAGCAGGAAGCGCACGCTGCCCGCCAACGTCGCCATGGCGTGGTCGGCCGCGAGGTCTGCGGGCGAGAGCGCCCCGGCGTTGATGGCACTCGTCTCCGGTGCGTCCCCGGCGTGCGGCACCGGGTCCCCCGTCACGACACGACCGCCTGGCGCAGCGCGCCCTCGACGGCCGGGAGGGTGCCGGCCAGGGCACGGGCCAGTTCGTCGATCCGGGCCTGGTCGACCTCGCCGGTCCACTCGTCCATGAAGGTCTTCTTGAACTCGAGCGCGAGCACGAGCCCGCGGCCCGGGTATCGGGCGTGCGTCCAGGCCGCGAGCTGCCGACCGCGGAACCGCACGTTCTCCCGGACGTCGAGCGGGCCGGTCGACGTCTCCGCCGCCCGCAGCGACCGCATGAAGGTCTCCACCACCGGCCCGAATTGCTCGTGATCCACCGAGCCGGTGCCCACGTTGACCTCGGGGCTCTCCTCGTCCGGGGCCGGGGCGGCGCCCGCCCCGTCGCGCCGGTGGTTATAGGAGTGGACGTCGAACAGCACGAACGGCCCACGGTCGGCGACGGCGTCCAGACGCCGGCCGAGCTCAGCGTAGAAGGCGTCGTACTCCGCAAGAGAGCCAGCCACGACGGCCTCGTCGAGCGGTGGATTGCGGACGACGTCCAGGCCCCACGCCTCCTCGGAGGTGCGGTAGACCGACTCCTCGCGGGTGCGGTTCAGGTCGACCTCGAACCGGGACCGGTTCACGATGACGCGGGCAGGGATGAGCGCGCCGATCTCCTCGGTGTGCGGGTCCTCCTCCCGCAAGCGGTCCGCCTCGGGCAGGATCAGCTCCGCGGCGAAGTCGGGGCGCACATCGTGCCCCGTGTGGATGGCGGTGGCGATGAATTGTCCGTCCCAGTTGCCGAGGAACTCGACCGGGGGACGCTCCGTAGTACTCATGGGCACAGCTTTTCAGCCGTGCTGGCGGGCGACAAGGTGCTTGACGGGGCCGCCAATTCGTGAGATCGCGCGAGGGCGCGCGGTCACCAGCCGATCGTGCCCGGTCCGCCCTTGAACGGGCCGACGATCCGGGAGGTGATCCAGCCGCCGTAGAATCCGCCGGCCTGGGCGAGCACTCGCTCACCGTCGACCTCGCACGAGTCCATCGCGCCCGGGTAGAGAGCGACGCGGTCGCTCAGCGCCTCGAAGCCGCGGCGGGGGTGCGGGTAGGTCCACCCGGCCCGGCGCGCACGCGCTCCCCCGGCGACGACGTCGAAGTAGTGCGCCTGTCCCTTGAACTCGCAGAGGCTGGTGCCTTCCGCTGCAACGAGCGCGCCGACGGGGAACGCGGCGATCGGCAGGTAGTAGACCGGCGGATGACTCGTCTCCAGCACCCGCACGGCGTCGGTGGTTTCAACGATCACCCGACCGCCGAGCCGCACGGTGACCTGCTCGAGTCGGTGTTCGACCCGCGGCGGCCGCGGGTAGTCCCACACCGATTCCTGCCCCGTCTTCGGTGTGATCGGCCGGGGCCGGCTGGATCGGGGAACGGCGCGTGCAGCACTCATGCGGCCATCCTCTGCCGTCGCACTGGGATTCCGCCGCGAGTGCAGCGCCGGTGCGGGCGAGCAGGCCGGTAGTGGCAGGTAGTGGCAGTGCCTCCCGGGGCCGGACGTCGCGGCCTATCGTTGAAGCATGGGCGACGTGCGCAGTGACATCCAGGAGTTCTTGAGTTCCCGGCGAGCCCGGATCACC carries:
- a CDS encoding alpha/beta fold hydrolase — translated: MAERRSGALAAVVLGWLLVGGLAVLAGCTGAAPNDTPSASPAADAGELVDIGDGRQLFLSCRGTGKPTVLLVSGTGGAADEWMVAGDPADPSVPPTPSARSVFDTVALTTRVCAYDRPGTTLLDGEMSPSTEVAQPTTALTGVADIQRLLDASGEEGSLVLVGASWGGEIAQLFARTPPQSVAGLVLVDSASEYLHDTLSPAQWDGWMSVIAAAATPGAESPDYEGSLAQLADAAAVPALPATVLTSDQPWDLQVTPGASTWPAWLAAQDELAAAWHATHIADTQSGHGIHVQQPELVAAAITAIVDEVRAQE
- a CDS encoding isocitrate lyase/PEP mutase family protein; its protein translation is MTTFRELHEQSAPLVLPNAWDLGSALAFADAGFAAVGTTSFGVAASAGLPDGDGTGRAATLALAAEMCRLPVHVTADIEDGYSDDPDAVAGLVAELSAQGVAGVNLEDSAAGHLVDPADVAAKIAAIKRRSPAMFVNARVDNFWFGEQASVEAALQRARSYADAGADGIFVPGLAQPDDIRRIAAETSLPLNVLAHPALSVVELGALGVRRVSSGSLPYRAAVDAAVDAVRALQGGSPLPTATAYADMQARLVAFRRRSTS
- a CDS encoding dihydrofolate reductase family protein, whose product is MRTVVAYELLSLDGVAEAPNEFFTEWDAAMDANLADVIASQDAVILGRRSYEEWAEFWPGSEIEPFATFINGVAKHVATSAPLTGNWAHATAIDGELAGFVRELRQQPGGDIGVHASISVVRALLAAGLVDELRVVIAPVIAGHGRRLLDGVPPARLEVLRSSTSPTGHLLVDYRVAPH
- a CDS encoding PRC domain containing protein, which encodes MSNTWDPWSYRESVARTPEAGGIVGYKVHATDGHIGKIDEASDAVGDANIVVDTGPWIFGRKVILPAGVIERIDDAEEKVYVDLTKEQIKNSPELSEDANLTDADYRESVAVYYGGYYI
- a CDS encoding glutathione synthetase; the protein is MKIGFVVNDIATEKPVYTTTRLAMTATRLGHEVALLGLRDFGYEPDESLSAIAASASTGKAYRSHERYLEDLQAAARERVGLSDFDVLMLRADPAVDAADSPWANTAGIAFGQLAAASGVLVVNDPGSLANALSKAYFQHFPEAARPRTLISRDEERVRQFIDEMGGRAVLKPLQGSGGSGVFLVTEKEAPNISQIVEAIARDGYVVAQEYLTAAKDGDVRMFVMNGHPLQVDGAYAAFRRRPGGDDIRSNMSAGGSAEAVTVTDEMLQLVDAVRPKLLEDGLHLVGLDIVGDKLMEVNVFSPGGLGSSEALYGVDFTTAIIEDLERKVRIRRHYGPELSNIRLATL
- a CDS encoding flavohemoglobin expression-modulating QEGLA motif protein encodes the protein MTGDPVPHAGDAPETSAINAGALSPADLAADHAMATLAGSVRFLLEMTPVNADDVRAEFLAHPENDPVFEYRDLDVDPDVLDAQVVALPIDDVEDTTLAALLRNRQREMALRVEMLRARNTPDFLQLSIAQYGAVLPALVSRAEGLLDTLPRGRLEHDSVDAEGFLAAAQAEIDHYRSIDPDVGIHAEIRDDISGILVDGNTLLISNNAAVAAPRVNALLQHEVGTHLVTQVNGLAQPIRMLGSGLAHYDETQEGLAVLAEIACGGLTAARLRQLAARVLAVHSLVGGASFVETHRLLTGHGLPAGSAYGITMRVYRAGGFTKDAIYLRGLLALLEHVADGGALDLFFLGKFSLEDLPLVEDLDGRGLLTAARVMPRYLSDPAAAARLHDAAHTDDLAALVNA
- a CDS encoding N-formylglutamate amidohydrolase, with protein sequence MSTTERPPVEFLGNWDGQFIATAIHTGHDVRPDFAAELILPEADRLREEDPHTEEIGALIPARVIVNRSRFEVDLNRTREESVYRTSEEAWGLDVVRNPPLDEAVVAGSLAEYDAFYAELGRRLDAVADRGPFVLFDVHSYNHRRDGAGAAPAPDEESPEVNVGTGSVDHEQFGPVVETFMRSLRAAETSTGPLDVRENVRFRGRQLAAWTHARYPGRGLVLALEFKKTFMDEWTGEVDQARIDELARALAGTLPAVEGALRQAVVS
- a CDS encoding DUF427 domain-containing protein; the protein is MSAARAVPRSSRPRPITPKTGQESVWDYPRPPRVEHRLEQVTVRLGGRVIVETTDAVRVLETSHPPVYYLPIAAFPVGALVAAEGTSLCEFKGQAHYFDVVAGGARARRAGWTYPHPRRGFEALSDRVALYPGAMDSCEVDGERVLAQAGGFYGGWITSRIVGPFKGGPGTIGW